From Rutidosis leptorrhynchoides isolate AG116_Rl617_1_P2 chromosome 3, CSIRO_AGI_Rlap_v1, whole genome shotgun sequence, a single genomic window includes:
- the LOC139900739 gene encoding protein FAR1-RELATED SEQUENCE 6-like, protein MKYAEQLFVYHSSVSNIGPTKVYEVYSNMKGSEKNVHGTVTDFRNWRRDLNVFINASDSQMLVNKMEEWKKYVPGFSFEYNMKFVPFTGIDNHHRCVTVAAGLIRDETAESYTWLLTCFIKTFGKEPKMIVTDQDKSMAIAIKAVFKTANIDYACGTLCERCHQRYEYCYQTTNIQEAIPTIEDEVEKDFKNRLNKLVWNMYIEPNVFEERWEKLMHDFSLKNDSWFKHMFDIRSTWIPAYFIDTEMFGLMRTTSRSESENAFFFKLYKICSKSRSKQESLDAHTIKKNPKLLTQLKIEKHALKVYTHAIFAIVQKEIYEALYSCLLDKMDKEEETEIYVVKEEKEKTKEGSNEEKQFFHYKVLHNSKDGSMNENIEEIPEKYIMRRWRRDIIPPELRSRRNRYGNENIVVQDSVNEITSVVYDCVELVGSDEKMLKVVLEKLKLLKKEVEAQVPKPLKKKDDIIGNMIGVSKPSTIEIQNPPVGNYKGCVNDKRLMSGKEKAIKESKKRKFTCGKCGRDDHNQRTYKPMKNHK, encoded by the exons ATGAAGTATGCAGAGCAGTTGTTTGTATACCATTCGTCAGTGTCAAATATTGGTCCAACAAAAGTATACGAAGTTTATAGCAATATGAAAGGGTCTGAGAAAAATGTGCATGGGACTGTAACTGATTTCAGAAACTGGAGACGAGATTTGAATGTTTTTATCAATGCAAGTGATTCTCAAATGCTCGTTAACAAAATGGAAGAATGGAAGAAATATGTTCCAGGTTTTTCATTTGA GTACAACATGAAATTTGTACCATTTACTGGCATAGATAACCACCATAGGTGTGTCACTGTTGCTGCAGGATTGATCAGGGATGAAACAGCCGAGAGTTACACATGGCTTCTTACATGTTTCATAAAGACATTCGGGAAAGAGCCAAAAATGATAGTGACAGATCAGGACAAATCAATGGCGATAGCGATAAAAGCAGTTTTTAAGACGGCAAACATAGACTATGCATGTGGCACATTATGCGAAAGGTGCCATCAAAGGTATGAATATTGTTATCAAACAACAAAt ATTCAAGAAGCAATTCCTACTATTGAAGATGAAGTAGAAAAAGACTTCAAGAATAGACTTAATAAGCTTGTTTGGAATATGTATATCGAACCAAATGTTTTTGAAGAAAGATGGGAAAAGTTGATGCACGATTTCTCATTGAAAAATGATAGTTGGTTCAAACATATGTTTGATATTAGATCAACTTGGATACCAGCATATTTTATCGACACTGAAATGTTTGGTTTGATGCGAACTACTTCAAGATCTGAGAGTGAGAATGCTTTTTTTTTCAAACTTTACAAGATCTGCAGCAAATCT AGGTCAAAGCAAGAATCTTTGGATGCACATACAATCAAGAAAAATCCAAAATTGTTAACTCAGCTGAAAATTGAAAAGCATGCATTAAAGGTTTACACACATGCTATTTTTGCAATCGTTCAAAAAGAGATTTATGAAGCATTGTATAGCTGTTTATTGGATAAAATGGACAAGGAGGAAGAAACGGAAATCTATGTTGTTAAAGAGGAAAAAGAGAAGACAAAAGAGGGTTCGAATGAAGAAAAACAGTTCTTCCATTACAAG gTACTTCATAACAGCAAAGACGGATCAATG AACGAGAACATAGAAGAAATCCCTGAAAAATATATAATGAGACGTTGGAGAAGGGACATAATACCACCCGAGTTAAGATCAAGGAGAAATAGATATGGCAATGAAAACATAGTTGTACAAGATTCTGTTAATGAAATTACCTCAGTTGTTTATGATTGTGTGGAACTTGTAGGCAGTGATGAAAAGATGCTAAAAGTGGTTCTTGAAAAACTTAAATTGTTGAAGAAAGAAGTTGAAGCTCAAGTGCCAAAACCGTTAAAGAAGAAAGATGATATAATTGGAAACATGATTGGAGTTTCAAAGCCTAGTACAATAGAAATACAAAACCCACCTGTTGGGAATTACAAAGGATGTGTAAATGATAAGCGTCTAATGAGTGGAAAAGAGAAAGCAATAAAGGAAAGCAAAAAGAGAAAGTTTACTTGTGGTAAATGTGGACGTGACGATCACAATCAGAGGACCt ATAAGCCAAtgaagaatcacaagtga